In Cyprinus carpio isolate SPL01 chromosome B7, ASM1834038v1, whole genome shotgun sequence, a genomic segment contains:
- the LOC109051755 gene encoding RING finger protein 222-like: protein MSETRPMPVQTEVPSESPEVECPVCYQEYDQSSKLPRMLECLHVFCTECLRKIQLTPLHPPDPNSAPSISCPLCRHSTPLQSGDAYSLPCNSRILAQLPPVAFRLPASVSARLATVTQRLVLSLGERDTRFIILPTVSLRVEQMGEGTEMVNPPRVLHREIEVLRRHKKTLMCVQVLAVIFWIMFVLTCVIGVVFGPNLFHN, encoded by the coding sequence ATGTCAGAGACTCGACCAATGCCTGTACAAACTGAGGTGCCTTCAGAGTCTCCAGAGGTGGAGTGTCCAGTTTGCTATCAGGAGTACGACCAGAGCTCCAAACTCCCACGCATGCTAGAATGCCTTCACGTCTTCTGTACAGAATGTCTCCGTAAGATCCAGCTCACTCCTTTGCACCCCCCAGACCCCAACAGCGCCCCCTCAATCTCCTGCCCCCTGTGCCGCCACTCCACCCCGCTACAGAGTGGCGATGCATACTCTCTCCCCTGCAACTCACGGATTCTTGCCCAGTTGCCTCCCGTAGCCTTCCGTCTGCCTGCGTCGGTGTCTGCCCGGCTGGCCACGGTGACCCAGCGCTTGGTGCTATCTCTGGGGGAGAGGGATACCCGATTCATAATCCTGCCCACTGTTAGTCTGAGGGTGGAGCAGATGGGAGAAGGCACAGAAATGGTAAACCCACCTAGGGTGCTGCATCGAGAGATTGAGGTTCTGAGGAGACACAAGAAGACCCTGATGTGTGTTCAGGTTCTGGCTGTCATCTTCTGGATTATGTTTGTGCTGACTTGTGTGATTGGAGTTGTGTTTGGGCCAAACCTCTTTCATAATTGA
- the LOC109051749 gene encoding segment polarity protein dishevelled homolog DVL-2-like, whose translation MAETKIIYHIDEEETPYLVKIPIAAEKITLLDFKQVLNKPNYKFFFKSMDQDFGVVKEEISDDSAKLPCFNGRVVSWLVSSDTPAAEPPAPPVEVQSQPSPPPPPLPPPPAERTGGIGDSRPPSFHPNTAGSLESLDDQTETESVVSFRRERPRPRESLDQHGPRMNGQSRMDRHLAGYDSATVMSSELDTTSFCDSDDDDTMSRFSSSTEQSTASRLLKRHRRRRKQRPRLERASSFSSVTDSTMSLNIITVTLNMEKYNFLGISIVGQSNERGDGGIYIGSIMKGGAVAADGRIEPGDMLLQVNDINFENMSNDDAVRVLREIVHKPGPITLTVAKCWDPSPQGYFTLPRNEPIQPIDPAAWINHSVALTGVFPSYPSSTITSSSSVTETEHFDEFNLSLRSDMASVAKAMASPESGLEVRDRMWLKITIPNAFLGSDVVEWLYHHIDGFQDRREARKYASNLLKAGFIRHTVNKITFSEQCYYIFGDFSNCENYMANLSLNDNDGSSGASDQDTLAPLPLPGATPWPLLHSFAYQYPHPYSTQPPPYHELSNYSYGQGSAGSQHSEGSHSSGSTRSDGEKRRGSKSVSGSTAGGSVRDDKSPSGGGADSRSGSGSESDYSVRSSLRRDHGSATPSEHSRSSQRSSQRSHHRIPPPAHLTPYPPGIPIPYNPMMVMMVPQHPHPHLALGAPHPQTPTLPPHPGLPPSGTPGGPPGAPPTRDLGSVPPELTASRQSFHLAMGNPSEFFVDVM comes from the exons ATGGCGGagaccaaaataatttatcaCATCGACGAAGAGGAGACGCCGTACTTGGTGAAAATTCCCATCGCGGCTGAGAAAATCACTTTGCTGGATTTTAAACAGGTTTTGAACAAGCCAAACTACAAATTCTTCTTCAAGTCTATGGATCAGGACTTCGG GGTGGTGAAGGAGGAGATCTCAGACGACAGTGCCAAGCTGCCATGCTTCAACGGAAGAGTTGTCTCCTGG CTGGTGTCCTCAGACACCCCAGCAGCCGAACCCCCAGCCCCTCCAGTAGAGGTCCAGTCTCAGCcctcacctcctcctcctcccctgcCTCCACCTCCTGCCGAGAGGACGGGGGGCATTGGAGACTCTAGACCCCCTTCCTTCCA tccCAACACTGCAGGCAGCCTGGAGTCCTTAGATGATCAGACAGAGACGGAGTCAGTGGTGTCTTTCAGGAGAGAGAGACCTCGACCCAGAGAGAGCTTGGACCAGCACG GGCCGCGTATGAATGGACAGTCCCGTATGGACAGACACCTGGCTGGCTATGATAGTGCTACTGTGATGAGCAGTGAACTGGACACCACAAGCTTCTGTGATTCAGATGACGATGATACGATGAGCAG GTTCAGCAGCTCCACTGAACAGAGCACAGCGTCTAGACTGCTGAAACGCCATCGCAGACGCAGGAAACAGCGCCCACGTCTGGAGAGA GCTTCCTCTTTCAGCAGTGTGACAGATTCAACAATGTCCCTAAACATTATTACAGTCACCCTCAACATGG AGAAGTATAATTTCTTGGGCATCAGTATAGTGGGTCAGAGTAATGAGAGAGGTGATGGAGGCATCTACATTGGCTCCATCATGAAGGGAGGAGCTGTAGCTGCAGACGGACGCATCGAACCTGGAGACATgctgctgcag GTGAATGACATTAACTTTGAGAACATGAGTAATGATGATGCAGTCAGGGTGCTCCGTGAGATTGTCCATAAACCTGG ACCCATCACCCTGACTGTGGCAAAATGTTGGGACCCCTCTCCACAAGGTTATTTCACCCTGCCACGCA ATGAGCCGATCCAGCCCATAGATCCAGCAGCATGGATCAATCATTCAGTGGCTCTCACAGGGGTGTTTCCGTCCTACCCGAGCAGCACAATCACCTCCAGCTCATCTGTCACTGAAACTGAAC aCTTTGATGAGTTCAACCTGTCTCTTCGCTCTGACATGGCATCAGTTGCTAAGGCCATGGCATCTCCTGAGTCCGGTCTGGAGGTCAGAGACCGAATGTGGCTGAAGATCACCATTCCCAATGCTTTCCTAG GTTCAGATGTGGTTGAGTGGTTGTATCATCACATCGATGGGTTTCAGGACAGACGGGAAGCCCGTAAATATGCCAGTAACCTACTAAAGGCTGGTTTCATCAGACACACTGTTAACAAGATCACCTTCTCTGAACAGTGTTATTACATATTTGGAGACTTCAGTAACTGTGAAAATT ACATGGCCAACCTTTCTCTTAATGATAACGATGGTTCCAGCGGTGCTTCAGACCAAGACACTCTGGCACCTCTTCCATTACCAGGGGCAACACCATGGCCTCTGCTCCACTCTTTCGCGTACCAGTACCCTCACCCCTACTCCACCCAGCCACCTCCTTATCATGAGCTCTCCAACTACAGCTATGGCCAAGGCAGTGCAGGCAGCCAGCACAGCGAAG GGAGTCACAGCAGTGGCTCCACACGCAGTGACGGAGAGAAGAGAAGGGGCAGTAAAAGCGTATCTGGCAGTACGGCGGGCGGTAGCGTACGTGACGATAAATCTCCCAGTGGGGGCGGTGCTGACTCGCGTTCTGGCAGCGGCAGCGAATCAGATTACTCTGTTCGCAGCAGCCTGAGACGGGACCACGGCTCAGCCACACCCAGCGAACACAGTCGGTCCAGTCAGCGCTCGAGCCAGCGCTCGCATCATCGCATTCCTCCACCTGCTCATCTCACCCCATATCCGCCTGGAATCCCCATTCCTTACAACCcaatgatggtgatgatggtgccCCAACATCCACACCCACACCTAGCACTTGGAGCCCCGCACCCACAAACGCCTACTTTGCCGCCCCACCCTGGCTTGCCGCCGTCTGGCACCCCTGGTGGGCCTCCAGGAGCACCACCGACCCGAGACCTGGGCTCCGTCCCGCCTGAGCTGACAGCCTCTAGGCAGTCTTTCCACTTGGCTATGGGCAACCCCAGTGAGTTTTTTGTGGATGTGATGTAA